Genomic window (Roseivirga sp. 4D4):
TCGATATACTCGTGCGTCTTTCCATCTGTCCAGATTAACTGATGAAAGCCTTTTTCCTGAGCAAGCTTGGCTGGATACATACTAGCAGCATAGTTTCCGCCAGCCTTAGCAAATCCTGTTCCGCCATCAAAAGCACGCGAAAACTTAGTTTCGATTTTCACATTGACAGGCTGTGAGTAATAAGCACCTACAGGACAAGTGATAATCATAAAACGGAAATTCTCTGAAGGCCTAATGCCGATATACTCGTCTGCTCCGAAAACAAATGGTCGGATATAAAGAGCAGTATTCGGTGATGAAGGAACCCAACTGCTGTCTAACTTGATCAATTCAGTCAGTGCCTCCATAAAAAGTGCCTCTGGCACTTCAGGAATACACATTCTTTCAGCAGAGATATTCAACCTTTTTGCATTGGCTTCAGGTCTGAAAATCATGATTTCACCTTGTGGGTTTCTGTAGGCCTTCAAGCCTTCAAAAATTGTGATGCCATAGTGTAGGGCACTATTGGCGGGACTAACCGAGATGTTTTGATAGGGCTCAATCCTTAAATCCTGCCATTCGCCATCTTTATAGTCAGCAATAAACATATGGTCAGAATATAACTGTCCAAACGGAATGTTGCTTTCGTCCAGTGTGTTTACTCTGGATTGACTAGTCTGTTGAATGCGGATGGTCTGAGTATCTATCATCTATTCAGTTCATTTAAAATTTGGAATGCAAAGGTACACCGAAAACGCTCAAATTGCAAACGTTGTCACGAATGTAAAATGTTAATATTCAACTACTTACAATCCTTAATAGCCAAATAATATTAAGGAGAAAGTGTCTTTAAGGGAAGGAATCTTTTGTCAGAAAATTACAGAACCCAATTATTTATGGAATTCACTTTTTTGATTTTCTGGGTTCCCAAAGTACTTCCTCAGCCTTTAAGTCTTGAGCCATTTTTCGGCCTAATACAAATAAGTAATCCGAAAGTCTATTAAGGTATCTAACGACCAGCCCGTCTATCGGTTCAAGTTCATTGAGACTAATTACCAGTCTTTCTGTCCTTCTACAGACACATCTTGCTATATGGGCAAAGGAAACGGATTGATGTCCGCCAGGTAAAATGAAGTTGGTAAGAGCGGGAAGTTCCTGATCCATTGCATCCATTGCCTCTTCGAGTTGGACAACATCCTCTTCGAAGAGGTCGGGTTTCACCACTTTGTCTTTTCCAGGCTCTGTGGCAAGTTCAGCACCTAATGTAAAGAGCCTGTCTTGTATGTTTTTGAGTATGTCCTTACGATTCGTATTGACATCTTGATCCCGAAGTAGCCCTATGTAGCTATTGAGCTCATCCACAGTTCCATAGGCTTCAATTCTGATGTGTGCCTTTGAAACACGAGCACCACCCAATAATGAGGTGGTGCCTGAATCTCCTGTTTTAGTATATATTTTCAAATTTACGCTTCTTCGCTTTGTAATCGCAGAGGGTTCACCTTGGTAGGGTTCTCGTTGATTTCATCCTTTTCAACAAGACCATCCCTCAATCTGACGATTCTATGTGAATATTGAGCAATATCGTCTTCATGCGTTACCATGATGATGGTATTGCCCTTGTCATGCAATTGAGCAAACAAATCCATGATATCATATGAGGTCTTAGAGTCCAAGTTTCCTGTTGGCTCATCCGCCAGGATAATCGATGGATCATTAACAAGCGCTCTAGCAATGGCAACCCTTTGTCGCTGTCCACCAGACAGTTCGTTTGGCTTATGATGTGCTCTATCGCCAAGTCCTACCCCCGTAAGTGCCGCTAAGGCTTTCTCTTCACGTTCAGACTTGCTGTATCCAGCATAAATCAATGGTAGTGCTACATTCTCTAGAGATGAAGCTCTTGGTAAAAGATTAAATGTCTGGAAAACGAAGCCAATTTCTTTATTTCTGATTTCAGCGAGTTCATTTTCGGTCATGTCACTCACATCATTTCCGTTCAGGATATATTGTCCACCAGAAGGGGTATCCAAGCAACCAATCATGTTCATGAGGGTAGACTTACCAGAACCAGAAGGTCCCATAAAGGAAACGTACTCACCCTGATTGATATTGATGCTCACGGATTTCAAAGCCCTAATGGTTTCACTACCCATTTGGTAGATCTTTGAAATATCTGATGTTTGAATTACAGTTTTGCTCATACTCGTTTGACGTCAGTAATCGACTAAAAGTTTAATACACTACTAAATAATTATGCAAAAGGTTTAATACTTCAAAAGAATCAAAAAGAAGACAGGGTTTAAAACCTCTTTACGTAAACGGATAACCTAACGGATTATAGGTGCAATGAGCTATTAAACCAGTCCTAGCGGTTGAGTAAGTCTTCCCTTCGAGCGCTAATTAGTCTTTCGAACTCGAGTGAAATCTCGTTATGAATGGTGGCGTCTACCATACCTTCAATTTTAGACAATGCGGTTCTTCCAAAGCTACTGAAGCCTGTTTTCGCACATTGATAGATATATTCCTCTAAGAGGACCGGGGAATCAATATTGACTGTAATGGCTTCCAGAAGCAGATCATAAATGGCATTCTCTGAATAACTGATTTCTCGCAGAAGATTTATGGCTTTCAATGTGGTTTTCTCGTCAAATGCATTTTTGAGGGCAATTGACTCTAATCGCTTGGTATAGTCAGCACTATCTAAACTAGCACGATTATCCTCTAATCTTGATAGCAGCGAGCTGATATCCGCTTTTTCGGTGTAGACATCGAGGACCTTGATCTTATCAATAAAGCTTTTCACTTGAGGTTCATTATAGCCATTCTTCTGGGCCCTGTCCAAACCTTCAATTGTCAGGTCTACCTGACCCTGATCATATGCCCAAATGGCCTTAACGAAATAGGGAAAGCCTGCCGCACCTTGGTTGGAGGATATGGAAGTTTCTATGGTCTTAAAGGCTTGATTGATTTCCCCGGCATTGTAAAGTGCCATTGCTTTGGCAATCAGAAGGAAATTAGAATAGATGTTATTCTTCTGACTACCGAGATAATAGTCTATGGACTTAAGAATTGATGATTGGTCCAGGGTGTTTTGACTCAAAGCAGCATTGTACAGATAAAATAGGTCTTCCCTTATCAGCAAAGTGTCTTTATCTAATTCAAGCTTAAAGGCAATCTGATCCTTCTGGGCATTGGCTAACGCCTGGCGATTGATCATCACATGAATGTCTTCGGTGTGATCGTAGGTGACAGTCGTATCAAAATTGACATTGGCTGCCAAATCATAATTTAATGCTGCTAAGTTCGCCTCACTGATTACAGAAGATTCGTTTTTAGCAAAGTAGCTATAGGCCGAATCGTAATTGCTGTATCGATAATGGGATAAGCCTAGGTTGTTTCTCACCTGCTCACTTGATGAGCTTTCAGGGCTATTCATGAGAGAAGTTAACTCCCTGTAGAGTAGGTCGCGATCGGCATAGTAGTTTGCAAAGGCAATTCTGGCTTTAGGATTAATTGAAGCCTCCAAAATACTTCTTAGCTGATTGGGTACTTCATTGACTTCTCTTTGGCCTTCGGCAATTCTAGTCAGGGAATAGTTTGCCTTAAAATTATAGAAGTCGAAATACACACTCTGTTTGTAGTACTGATCGGTCAATAGCTCATTGTCAATTCTATTCGCTAAAGAAGCCAACATGGAGTATTGACCTGCCTTTACCTGATAATAGGGCCTGTTTTCTAAATAGAAGATACCTCCAAGAAAAAGTACGAATGCCATAAGGCGTACCATCAAAATGGGAGTTCTCAAACCCTTGAAGAAGATGGGCCACACTTCCAGATTTGAAAGTAAAGGAGGGATGAAGTTGATCAATGCATAAGCAAAAAAGGCAATACCGAAGGTCATATGACTAATGATGATCACCCATTCTATGGCATTAACAATGGAGTCGTTGACAGTCAAATGAGCCCAGGAGATAAGACAAAACATGAGGCTTGCACCAAGGGGGTAGAGCCAGTAGCGAATAAGCCTCAGATCAATATTCTGAGCCATATTTTCCAGTTTCCGCTCGATACTGAAGAAACCTGAGATTACAGAGAATGTAAGCAGAACATAAGGGTTGAGGAAGTAGAT
Coding sequences:
- a CDS encoding branched-chain amino acid aminotransferase, which encodes MIDTQTIRIQQTSQSRVNTLDESNIPFGQLYSDHMFIADYKDGEWQDLRIEPYQNISVSPANSALHYGITIFEGLKAYRNPQGEIMIFRPEANAKRLNISAERMCIPEVPEALFMEALTELIKLDSSWVPSSPNTALYIRPFVFGADEYIGIRPSENFRFMIITCPVGAYYSQPVNVKIETKFSRAFDGGTGFAKAGGNYAASMYPAKLAQEKGFHQLIWTDGKTHEYIEESGTMNVMFVVDGKILTAPTSGTILKGITRDSVLTIAREWGIEVEERPIAVKEIVAAAREGRLEEAFGVGTAATIAPIAKIGYEEEILEINNPSGGEFSSKILKELNDIRTGVIEDKYGWTYKV
- a CDS encoding cob(I)yrinic acid a,c-diamide adenosyltransferase, yielding MKIYTKTGDSGTTSLLGGARVSKAHIRIEAYGTVDELNSYIGLLRDQDVNTNRKDILKNIQDRLFTLGAELATEPGKDKVVKPDLFEEDVVQLEEAMDAMDQELPALTNFILPGGHQSVSFAHIARCVCRRTERLVISLNELEPIDGLVVRYLNRLSDYLFVLGRKMAQDLKAEEVLWEPRKSKK
- a CDS encoding ABC transporter ATP-binding protein; the encoded protein is MSKTVIQTSDISKIYQMGSETIRALKSVSININQGEYVSFMGPSGSGKSTLMNMIGCLDTPSGGQYILNGNDVSDMTENELAEIRNKEIGFVFQTFNLLPRASSLENVALPLIYAGYSKSEREEKALAALTGVGLGDRAHHKPNELSGGQRQRVAIARALVNDPSIILADEPTGNLDSKTSYDIMDLFAQLHDKGNTIIMVTHEDDIAQYSHRIVRLRDGLVEKDEINENPTKVNPLRLQSEEA